A region from the Clostridium beijerinckii genome encodes:
- a CDS encoding MBL fold metallo-hydrolase: MEKINILGTGSAMVTKCYNTCLTLSRNDEHFLIDAGGGNTILSNLEKSNISINQIHNMFISHNHNDHILGSVWVIRAVAQSILNNKYTGNLNIYCHETSITAIRAICSFVLQKKFLKLFDTRILFNGIEDNYTTTILNRTTTFFDIHSTKDLQHGFKTILSNGKSLTFLGDEPYRETVKIYSENVDYIFHEAFCLYSQREIFKPYEKHHATAKDACKNAKELNVKNIILYHTEDKNLENRKDLYIAEGKEEFDGNIYMPDDLDVIDLV; this comes from the coding sequence ATGGAAAAAATAAACATACTCGGCACTGGTTCTGCTATGGTTACAAAGTGTTACAATACATGTTTAACTTTATCAAGAAATGATGAACATTTCCTTATAGATGCTGGTGGAGGTAATACCATACTATCTAATTTAGAGAAATCAAACATATCTATTAATCAAATACATAATATGTTCATATCACATAATCATAATGATCATATATTAGGCAGTGTTTGGGTTATTCGTGCTGTAGCTCAAAGTATATTAAATAATAAATATACTGGAAACTTAAATATTTATTGTCATGAAACTTCAATTACTGCAATAAGAGCAATTTGTTCTTTTGTTCTTCAAAAGAAATTCTTAAAGTTGTTTGATACTAGAATCTTATTTAATGGAATTGAGGACAACTATACAACTACCATATTAAATAGAACTACGACTTTTTTTGATATACATAGTACTAAAGATCTTCAACATGGATTTAAAACAATATTATCAAATGGTAAATCTTTAACATTTTTAGGCGATGAACCTTACAGAGAAACTGTAAAAATTTATAGTGAAAATGTAGATTATATATTTCACGAAGCATTTTGTCTTTATTCTCAAAGAGAAATATTTAAACCTTATGAAAAACATCATGCTACAGCAAAAGATGCATGTAAAAACGCTAAAGAACTTAATGTAAAAAATATTATTTTATATCATACTGAAGATAAAAATTTAGAAAATAGAAAAGATTTATATATAGCTGAAGGCAAAGAGGAATTTGATGGCAATATCTATATGCCTGATGATTTAGATGTAATAGACCTGGTATAG
- a CDS encoding homocysteine methyltransferase, which translates to MGLKEYIKDNILIFDGAMGTMLQKKGLKLGENPEVLNLNEPSIIEEIHREYIDSGANVITTNTFGANELKLKLCNLEVEKVVDAAVEIAKKAKGIGNTYIALDIGPIGELLEPMGTLSFDRAYEIFKRQVVQGVKSGVDLILLETMTDLYELKAAVLAVKENSELPVFCTMTFEENSRTFTGCSPEAMVLVLEGLGVDALGVNCSLGPKQLKPIIEGICSLAHIPVMVQPNAGLPTLSIGNETKYDVTKEEFADTLCSFIHSGVRVIGGCCGTTPDYIRELCLRVKDKKLERVENSNYSAICTPSKVVRIDGVRIIGERINPTGKKLFKEALKNEDLDYILKQAISQVEAGAHILDVNVGLPEIDEAKMMHKIVKEIQGIMDTPLQIDSSDTEAIETGLRYYNGKPILNSVNGEEKVLDKILPLVKKYGASVVGLTLDDKGIPPKAEERFAIAEKIVNRAAGYGIKKEDIFIDCLVLTASAQQEEVQETLKAVRMVKEKLGVKTVLGVSNISFGLPNRELINETFLALALANGLDLPIMNPNANGMTRVIHSYNVLYNHDKSAEVYIENYANIDLNREVTVASNNKNSNNVDDSNSEHDLKYIVVKGLKEEAKQATIELLKEYKELEIVNEFLIPALDVVGDKYEKGELFLPQLIQAAETVKNAFTVLKAEIAKSNSESISKGKIIVATVKGDIHDIGKNIVKVILENYGYEMIDLGKDVPIETVVSEVKKHNVSLVGLSALMTTTVKSMEETIKALRKNGYAGKIFVGGAVLTPDSAERIGADFYAKDAKESVEIAKKILG; encoded by the coding sequence GTGGGGCTTAAGGAATATATAAAAGATAACATATTAATATTTGACGGAGCAATGGGGACTATGCTTCAAAAAAAAGGTTTAAAGCTTGGAGAGAATCCAGAAGTTTTAAATTTAAATGAACCATCTATAATAGAAGAAATTCATAGAGAGTATATAGACAGTGGAGCAAATGTAATAACAACTAATACCTTTGGAGCAAATGAACTTAAATTAAAGCTTTGTAATTTAGAAGTTGAAAAAGTTGTAGATGCTGCTGTAGAAATTGCTAAAAAGGCAAAGGGTATTGGTAATACATATATTGCTTTAGATATTGGACCAATAGGAGAACTTCTAGAACCTATGGGAACTCTAAGCTTTGATAGAGCTTACGAAATTTTTAAACGTCAAGTGGTTCAAGGTGTTAAATCGGGAGTAGATTTAATTTTACTTGAAACTATGACTGATTTATATGAACTTAAGGCAGCAGTACTTGCTGTAAAGGAAAATTCGGAATTACCTGTATTTTGTACAATGACTTTTGAAGAAAATTCCCGAACATTTACAGGTTGTTCTCCCGAAGCTATGGTACTTGTACTAGAAGGTCTGGGAGTAGATGCACTTGGAGTCAATTGTTCGCTTGGACCAAAACAATTAAAACCTATTATTGAAGGAATATGTAGCTTAGCACATATTCCTGTAATGGTTCAACCTAATGCGGGACTTCCAACATTATCAATAGGAAATGAAACAAAGTATGATGTTACAAAAGAAGAATTCGCAGATACTTTATGTAGTTTTATTCATTCTGGTGTTAGAGTAATTGGTGGTTGTTGTGGAACAACTCCAGATTATATAAGAGAATTATGCCTTAGAGTAAAAGATAAAAAGCTTGAGAGAGTAGAAAATAGTAATTATTCTGCAATTTGTACACCATCAAAAGTTGTAAGAATTGATGGAGTAAGAATTATAGGGGAAAGAATTAATCCAACTGGTAAGAAACTATTTAAAGAAGCATTAAAAAATGAAGATTTAGATTATATTCTAAAACAAGCTATTTCTCAGGTTGAAGCTGGAGCGCATATTTTAGATGTTAATGTAGGATTACCTGAAATTGATGAGGCTAAAATGATGCATAAGATAGTTAAGGAAATACAGGGCATAATGGATACTCCTCTTCAAATAGATTCCTCAGATACTGAAGCTATAGAAACTGGTCTTAGATATTATAATGGAAAACCTATATTAAATTCTGTGAATGGAGAAGAGAAGGTTTTAGATAAAATACTTCCTTTAGTTAAAAAATATGGAGCAAGTGTTGTTGGATTAACTTTAGATGATAAAGGGATTCCACCTAAAGCAGAAGAAAGATTTGCAATAGCAGAAAAGATTGTAAATAGAGCGGCAGGATATGGAATAAAGAAGGAAGATATATTCATTGATTGTTTAGTACTCACGGCATCAGCACAGCAAGAAGAAGTTCAAGAAACACTAAAAGCTGTAAGAATGGTTAAGGAAAAATTAGGGGTTAAAACTGTACTTGGAGTTTCAAATATATCTTTTGGACTTCCAAATAGAGAATTAATAAATGAAACCTTTTTAGCATTAGCACTTGCAAATGGCTTAGATTTACCTATAATGAATCCTAATGCAAATGGAATGACTCGCGTAATACATTCTTATAATGTTTTATACAATCACGATAAGAGTGCAGAAGTTTATATTGAAAATTATGCTAATATTGACTTGAATAGAGAAGTTACCGTTGCTTCCAATAACAAAAATTCAAATAATGTAGATGATTCTAATTCAGAGCATGATTTGAAATATATAGTTGTTAAAGGGTTAAAGGAAGAAGCAAAACAAGCAACTATAGAGCTTTTAAAGGAATATAAAGAACTTGAAATAGTTAATGAATTTTTAATTCCAGCCTTAGATGTAGTAGGAGATAAGTATGAAAAGGGAGAACTATTCTTACCACAATTAATACAAGCTGCTGAAACTGTAAAAAATGCATTTACTGTTTTAAAAGCTGAAATAGCTAAGAGTAATTCTGAGTCTATATCAAAGGGCAAGATTATCGTAGCAACTGTAAAAGGTGATATTCATGATATAGGAAAGAATATAGTAAAAGTTATTTTGGAAAACTATGGATATGAAATGATAGATTTAGGAAAAGATGTACCTATTGAAACTGTTGTTTCAGAAGTGAAAAAGCATAATGTTTCTTTAGTTGGATTAAGTGCTCTTATGACAACAACTGTTAAAAGCATGGAAGAAACAATAAAAGCTTTAAGAAAAAATGGATATGCGGGCAAAATATTTGTTGGCGGAGCGGTACTAACACCAGATTCAGCGGAGAGAATAGGAGCTGATTTCTATGCAAAAGATGCAAAAGAGTCAGTAGAAATTGCAAAAAAAATATTAGGGTAG
- a CDS encoding methionine synthase has translation MDAFELEINKEEVLRYLGYKGQDIDENLCNTIEECREEIKKVITPRVVYSYKNIKLSDDGVEVITTNLILKGKDIKEHLKNSRECVLMAVTLGNEVEKRTRLYEKTNLTKALILDACATTAVEEVCDILENDVKEKAILDGMNITFRYSPGYGDLPLDVQNSFLRTLEAQKKIGLTVSENNLLFPRKSVTAIIGIVNGGIEKKKKSCKECSNYENCSFRKEGESCGA, from the coding sequence ATGGATGCTTTTGAACTTGAGATAAATAAAGAAGAGGTACTTAGATACCTTGGTTACAAAGGTCAAGACATAGATGAAAATCTATGTAATACTATTGAAGAATGTAGAGAAGAAATAAAAAAAGTAATAACACCTAGAGTTGTTTATAGTTATAAAAATATAAAGTTAAGCGATGATGGAGTAGAAGTTATTACTACAAATTTGATTTTAAAGGGTAAAGATATTAAAGAGCATTTAAAGAATTCAAGAGAATGTGTATTAATGGCAGTGACACTAGGCAATGAGGTTGAAAAAAGAACTAGACTATATGAAAAAACTAATTTAACAAAAGCACTCATATTAGATGCTTGTGCTACAACAGCAGTAGAAGAAGTTTGTGATATATTAGAAAATGATGTTAAGGAAAAAGCTATTTTAGATGGAATGAATATAACATTTAGATATAGCCCAGGTTATGGAGATTTGCCTTTAGATGTTCAAAACAGTTTCTTAAGGACACTCGAGGCTCAAAAGAAAATAGGACTTACAGTATCAGAAAACAATTTGTTATTTCCGAGGAAATCTGTTACAGCAATAATAGGAATAGTGAATGGTGGAATTGAAAAGAAGAAAAAGAGCTGCAAAGAATGTAGTAATTATGAAAATTGTAGCTTTAGAAAAGAGGGCGAAAGTTGTGGGGCTTAA
- a CDS encoding undecaprenyl-phosphate alpha-N-acetylglucosaminyl 1-phosphate transferase, with translation MDYILAMIVSLLIALITMPFLMKLANKLHFTDKPNKRKQHKRATPLCGGIALYIGFFTSYFIFVRDDLNQQITVFIAATMIVLIGLIDDWYKTKGKEFPIFPRLVVQLFSAILVFKAGIVFVGFTNPITGNFTELNQTIQFGLTITWIFGVTTVINWSDGMDGLAGGLSLISAITFFLAAIILNQSESALVSIILTGAILGFLYYNKYPAKVFMGDSGANLLGFILSITALDGAFKQATVMSLFIPILALAVPIFDNLFVIFKRFSEGKPVYQADRSQIHFRLEEKGFSTVQVINYIMLISFMFSAISIVLLLLKR, from the coding sequence ATGGATTATATATTAGCAATGATAGTTTCACTTTTAATTGCACTAATTACCATGCCATTTCTTATGAAACTAGCTAACAAATTGCATTTTACAGACAAACCCAATAAAAGAAAGCAACATAAAAGGGCCACCCCATTGTGTGGAGGGATAGCTTTATATATTGGTTTTTTTACCTCTTATTTTATATTTGTAAGAGATGATTTAAATCAACAGATAACTGTATTTATAGCAGCAACTATGATTGTCTTAATTGGATTAATAGATGATTGGTATAAAACAAAAGGAAAAGAGTTTCCTATATTCCCTAGACTGGTTGTTCAATTATTTTCAGCAATTTTAGTATTTAAGGCAGGTATTGTTTTTGTAGGATTTACTAATCCTATTACAGGTAATTTTACTGAGTTAAATCAGACAATACAATTTGGGCTCACAATAACTTGGATATTCGGTGTAACAACTGTAATAAATTGGTCTGATGGAATGGATGGGTTAGCAGGAGGATTATCTTTAATATCAGCTATAACATTTTTTTTAGCAGCAATAATATTAAATCAATCTGAATCAGCATTAGTATCAATAATATTAACTGGGGCTATTTTAGGTTTTTTATATTATAATAAATATCCGGCAAAAGTATTCATGGGAGATTCAGGAGCAAATTTATTAGGATTTATTTTGAGTATTACAGCATTGGATGGTGCATTTAAACAAGCAACTGTTATGAGTTTATTTATACCAATACTTGCTTTGGCTGTACCGATATTTGACAATTTATTTGTTATTTTCAAGAGATTTTCAGAAGGAAAACCAGTATATCAAGCAGATAGAAGTCAAATACATTTTAGGTTGGAAGAAAAAGGTTTTTCTACTGTTCAAGTTATAAATTACATAATGTTAATAAGCTTTATGTTTAGTGCGATTTCTATAGTTTTATTATTATTAAAAAGATGA
- a CDS encoding V-type ATP synthase subunit D, whose product MAKLNINPTRMELSKLKKTLQASTRSHKLLKDKQDELMRQFINLVKYNNKLRKEVEEQLQSSLKDFVMARAVMSSEFLEEAIVYPKEHITVEVKEKNIMSVSVPVMNFKRQFEGDEGSIYPYGFANTSSELDDTLSKLYGILPQLLELAEVEKSCQLMADEIEKTRRRVNALEYRTIPDLQETIKYIRMRLDENERAATIRLMKVKSMIEQRG is encoded by the coding sequence ATGGCAAAGTTAAACATCAATCCTACTAGAATGGAACTCTCTAAATTAAAAAAGACATTGCAAGCGTCAACTAGAAGTCATAAACTTTTAAAAGATAAACAAGATGAGTTAATGAGACAATTCATTAATCTTGTTAAATATAACAATAAACTAAGAAAAGAAGTGGAAGAACAATTGCAAAGTTCACTAAAAGATTTTGTTATGGCAAGAGCTGTAATGAGTTCTGAATTCTTAGAAGAAGCTATTGTTTATCCTAAAGAACATATTACAGTTGAAGTTAAAGAGAAAAATATAATGAGTGTATCTGTTCCGGTAATGAATTTCAAGAGACAGTTTGAAGGAGATGAAGGAAGCATATATCCTTATGGATTTGCGAATACCTCTTCAGAGCTTGATGATACGCTTTCTAAACTATATGGAATTCTTCCACAGCTTCTAGAACTTGCAGAAGTGGAAAAATCTTGTCAACTTATGGCTGATGAAATTGAGAAGACTAGAAGACGAGTAAATGCTCTTGAATATAGAACAATTCCAGATCTTCAAGAAACTATAAAGTATATTAGAATGAGATTAGATGAAAATGAAAGAGCGGCTACAATTAGATTGATGAAAGTTAAGAGCATGATTGAACAAAGAGGTTAA
- a CDS encoding V-type ATP synthase subunit B (produces ATP from ADP in the presence of a proton gradient across the membrane; the B subunit is part of the catalytic core of the ATP synthase complex): protein MIKEYRTVTEVVGPLMIVEGVEGVKYDELVEIELQTGEMRRGKVLEINGSKAMVQIFEGSTGINLKGTKVKFLGKPLEIAVSEDMLGRVFDGMGRANDNGPDIIPEKRLDINGEAINPVARDFPSEFIQTGVSAIDGLNTLVRGQKLPVFSASGLPHAQLAAQIARQAKVLNSDSKFAIVFAAIGITFEEAQFFVDEFKSTGAIDRSVLFMNLASDPAIERIATPRMALTTAEYLAYERGMQVLVIMTDITNYAEALREISAARKEVPGRRGYPGYLYTDLSTLYERAGRIRGKEGSITQIPILTMPEDDKTHPIPDLTGYITEGQIILSRELYKKGIMPPIDVLPSLSRLKDKGIGKNKTREDHADTMNQLFAAYSQGKQAKELSAILGESALSDTDKKLAKFAEAFEEEYVSQGFNTNRTIEETLNLGWKLLKMIPRSELKRIRDEYLEKYMPREEE, encoded by the coding sequence ATGATTAAAGAGTATAGAACTGTTACAGAAGTTGTTGGCCCTTTGATGATTGTTGAAGGTGTTGAAGGTGTTAAATATGATGAACTAGTGGAAATAGAACTCCAAACTGGTGAAATGCGGCGAGGTAAAGTTCTTGAAATTAATGGATCAAAAGCAATGGTTCAAATATTTGAAGGATCTACTGGTATAAACTTAAAGGGAACTAAAGTTAAATTCTTAGGTAAGCCACTTGAAATTGCTGTATCTGAAGATATGTTAGGTAGAGTTTTCGATGGGATGGGTAGAGCTAATGATAATGGTCCAGATATAATACCAGAAAAAAGATTAGATATAAATGGTGAAGCTATTAATCCTGTGGCTAGAGATTTTCCATCAGAATTTATTCAAACAGGAGTTTCAGCTATTGATGGACTTAATACATTAGTTAGAGGTCAAAAGTTACCTGTTTTCTCAGCATCAGGACTTCCTCATGCACAACTTGCAGCACAAATTGCAAGACAAGCAAAAGTTTTAAATTCAGATTCTAAATTTGCAATTGTATTTGCAGCTATAGGTATTACTTTTGAAGAAGCTCAATTTTTCGTAGATGAATTTAAATCAACAGGTGCTATAGATAGATCAGTTCTATTTATGAACCTTGCATCTGATCCAGCTATAGAAAGAATAGCTACACCAAGAATGGCACTTACAACAGCTGAATATTTAGCTTATGAAAGAGGAATGCAAGTTCTTGTTATAATGACTGATATTACAAATTATGCGGAAGCATTAAGAGAAATTTCAGCGGCTAGAAAAGAAGTTCCAGGACGTCGTGGATATCCAGGATATTTATATACTGACCTTTCTACATTGTATGAAAGAGCAGGAAGAATAAGAGGTAAAGAGGGATCAATAACTCAAATTCCAATACTTACAATGCCTGAAGATGATAAAACTCATCCAATTCCAGATTTAACTGGATATATTACAGAAGGTCAAATCATCCTTTCAAGAGAATTATATAAGAAGGGTATAATGCCTCCTATAGATGTTTTGCCATCACTTTCAAGACTTAAAGATAAGGGTATTGGTAAGAACAAGACTAGAGAAGATCATGCAGATACTATGAATCAATTATTTGCAGCATATTCTCAAGGTAAGCAAGCTAAAGAATTATCAGCAATCTTAGGGGAATCAGCTTTATCAGATACTGATAAAAAATTAGCCAAATTTGCAGAAGCTTTTGAAGAAGAATATGTGTCACAAGGCTTTAATACAAACAGAACAATTGAAGAAACTCTAAACTTAGGATGGAAATTATTAAAGATGATTCCAAGATCTGAGCTTAAGAGAATCAGAGATGAATATCTTGAGAAATACATGCCAAGAGAGGAAGAATAG
- a CDS encoding V-type ATP synthase subunit A — protein sequence MKTGKIIKVSGPLVIAEGMDEANIYDVCKVGQSGLIGEIIEMRGDKASIQVYEETSGIGPGDPVTSTGEPLSVELGPGLIESMFDGIQRPLDAFMEAAQSNFLKKGISVPSLNRTRKWGFKATAKVGDKVSQGYVIGTVQETAVVLQKIMIPIGIEGKIKEIKDGDFTVTETICVVETANGDRKVTLMQKWPVRKGRPYAAKINPVEPMLTGQRVIDTFFPVAKGGAAAIPGPFGAGKTVTQHQIAKWGDAQIVVYVGCGERGNEMTDVLNEFPELIDPKTGESLMKRTVLIANTSNMPVAAREASIYTGITIAEYFRDMGYSVSIMADSTSRWAEALREMSGRLEEMPGDEGYPAYLGSRLAEYYERAGMVKCLGNDKRTGSITAIGAVSPPGGDISEPVSQSTLRIVKVFWGLDAQLAYQRHFPAINWLSSYSLYADTVDKWMNENVAEDFGSLRLEAMTLLQEESSLQEIVRLVGIDALSEQDRLKLDVAKSIREDYLQQNSFHEVDTYTSLNKQYRMLKLVMGYKREAQRALTAGVYLKDILNLEELKDRIARSKYVHEDDLDKIDQIFVDLKVAIEDLISKGGVTND from the coding sequence GTGAAAACCGGAAAAATAATTAAGGTTTCAGGACCTTTAGTAATTGCTGAAGGTATGGATGAAGCTAATATATATGACGTTTGTAAGGTTGGACAAAGTGGACTTATCGGTGAAATCATCGAAATGAGAGGTGATAAGGCATCAATCCAAGTATATGAAGAAACATCAGGAATAGGGCCTGGAGATCCAGTTACAAGCACTGGAGAACCACTAAGCGTTGAACTTGGACCAGGACTTATTGAATCAATGTTTGATGGAATACAAAGACCACTAGATGCATTTATGGAGGCAGCTCAGTCTAATTTCTTAAAAAAAGGTATCTCAGTTCCATCATTAAATAGAACTAGAAAATGGGGATTCAAAGCAACTGCAAAGGTTGGAGATAAAGTATCTCAAGGATATGTTATAGGAACAGTTCAAGAAACAGCAGTTGTTTTACAAAAAATAATGATACCAATCGGTATTGAAGGTAAGATTAAAGAAATCAAAGATGGAGATTTTACAGTTACTGAAACTATATGCGTTGTTGAAACTGCAAATGGTGATAGAAAAGTAACTTTAATGCAAAAATGGCCAGTAAGAAAAGGTAGACCATACGCAGCAAAAATCAATCCAGTTGAACCAATGCTTACAGGACAAAGAGTTATAGATACTTTCTTTCCTGTTGCGAAAGGTGGAGCAGCTGCAATTCCAGGTCCATTTGGAGCTGGTAAAACAGTTACTCAACATCAAATTGCTAAATGGGGAGATGCGCAAATAGTTGTTTATGTTGGTTGCGGAGAACGTGGTAATGAAATGACAGACGTTTTAAATGAGTTCCCAGAACTTATTGACCCTAAGACTGGTGAAAGCTTAATGAAGAGAACTGTTCTTATAGCTAATACTTCAAATATGCCAGTTGCAGCTAGAGAAGCTTCAATATATACAGGTATTACAATTGCTGAGTACTTCAGAGATATGGGATATTCAGTATCAATCATGGCAGATTCAACTTCGAGATGGGCAGAGGCTTTAAGAGAAATGTCTGGTAGACTTGAAGAAATGCCTGGGGATGAAGGATATCCAGCTTATCTTGGATCAAGACTTGCTGAATACTATGAAAGAGCTGGAATGGTTAAATGCTTAGGTAATGATAAAAGAACAGGATCGATTACAGCAATTGGTGCGGTATCGCCTCCAGGAGGAGATATTTCAGAACCAGTTTCACAATCAACACTTAGAATTGTAAAAGTATTTTGGGGACTAGATGCACAACTTGCTTATCAAAGACATTTCCCAGCAATTAATTGGTTAAGTTCATATTCATTATATGCAGATACGGTAGATAAGTGGATGAATGAAAATGTTGCAGAAGACTTTGGGAGCTTAAGATTAGAAGCTATGACTTTGCTTCAAGAAGAGTCTAGCCTTCAAGAAATTGTAAGACTTGTTGGTATTGATGCTCTTTCAGAACAAGATAGATTAAAACTTGACGTTGCTAAGTCTATAAGAGAAGATTATCTGCAACAAAACAGTTTCCACGAAGTTGACACTTACACATCATTAAATAAGCAATATAGGATGTTAAAACTTGTTATGGGATATAAAAGAGAAGCTCAAAGAGCGCTTACAGCCGGAGTTTACTTAAAGGATATTTTAAATCTTGAAGAGCTAAAAGATAGAATTGCAAGAAGTAAATATGTACACGAAGATGATTTAGATAAGATTGATCAAATTTTTGTGGATTTAAAAGTTGCAATTGAAGATCTTATAAGTAAAGGAGGGGTAACAAATGATTAA
- a CDS encoding V-type ATP synthase subunit F, giving the protein MFKKIGVVGDKDSVLAFKALGIDVFPVVNKDEARKTVDKLAMDNYAVIFVTEQVAEGIQETIERYAREMLPAVILIPSNQGTLNIGMQRISDNVEKAVGVNIL; this is encoded by the coding sequence ATGTTTAAGAAGATAGGTGTAGTTGGAGATAAAGATTCAGTTTTAGCATTTAAAGCTTTAGGAATAGACGTATTTCCAGTGGTTAATAAGGATGAAGCTAGGAAAACTGTTGATAAATTGGCTATGGATAATTATGCAGTCATCTTTGTAACTGAACAAGTTGCGGAAGGTATACAAGAGACAATTGAAAGATATGCTAGGGAAATGCTTCCTGCTGTAATATTAATTCCAAGCAATCAAGGAACATTAAATATAGGTATGCAAAGAATTAGTGATAACGTAGAAAAAGCTGTAGGCGTTAATATATTATAG
- a CDS encoding V-type ATP synthase subunit C encodes MDKMKFSQVIPRLRVYETRLLDKSKIDRMIDSNSANESLKVLQETEYGSLMNNIKKAEDYEVILSEELKRVFHVMYDISPVKSLVDLMSIKYDYQNIKVILKGMFLKEDLSYLLIPVGTVDVSKLKYSIENSDIRDLEPIMRESIEEAMSSFEKTKDPQIVDIILDKYMFKALVQIKNEINDKFVDKYVVALIDSTNLKTLLRVKKQNKDREFFDSVIIEGGSIDKDKLLGMINDAVENISTKLAFSNYAEFIKSGIEHYTKTKSVSLLEKLVDNFIMDIMKNAKIIPFGVEPLLAYIYAKETEIKIIRIIMVGKLNNISAEVVRERLRDSYV; translated from the coding sequence ATGGATAAAATGAAATTTAGTCAAGTTATACCAAGACTTAGAGTATATGAGACAAGACTCCTTGATAAATCAAAGATTGACAGAATGATTGATTCAAATTCTGCAAACGAATCTTTAAAAGTGCTTCAAGAAACAGAGTATGGAAGCCTTATGAATAATATTAAAAAAGCAGAAGATTATGAAGTAATATTAAGTGAAGAATTGAAAAGAGTATTTCATGTAATGTATGACATAAGTCCAGTAAAATCGCTTGTTGATTTAATGAGTATTAAATATGATTATCAAAATATAAAAGTTATTTTAAAAGGTATGTTTCTTAAAGAAGACTTATCCTATTTGCTAATTCCTGTTGGAACTGTTGATGTTTCAAAATTAAAATATTCCATAGAAAATAGTGATATAAGAGATTTAGAGCCAATTATGAGGGAATCAATTGAAGAAGCAATGTCTAGTTTTGAAAAGACTAAGGATCCTCAAATAGTTGATATTATATTAGATAAATATATGTTTAAAGCATTAGTACAAATTAAGAATGAAATAAACGATAAATTTGTTGATAAATATGTAGTAGCCCTTATTGATTCTACAAATTTAAAGACTCTTTTAAGAGTGAAAAAACAAAATAAAGATAGAGAATTCTTTGATTCAGTTATTATTGAAGGTGGATCTATAGATAAAGATAAACTTTTAGGTATGATAAATGATGCAGTTGAAAATATATCTACTAAACTTGCCTTTAGCAATTATGCTGAATTTATAAAAAGTGGTATAGAACATTATACTAAAACTAAATCAGTAAGTTTACTTGAAAAGTTAGTTGATAATTTTATAATGGATATTATGAAAAATGCAAAAATAATACCTTTTGGTGTTGAGCCATTGCTAGCTTATATTTATGCTAAAGAAACAGAAATAAAAATTATAAGAATTATAATGGTTGGTAAACTCAACAATATTTCTGCGGAAGTAGTAAGAGAAAGGCTGCGTGATAGTTATGTTTAA
- a CDS encoding V-type ATP synthase subunit E: protein MSNINNLTSKIIKDAEDKKEIILSEAKEEKSKIFSKKQEEASATEKVIIEKAEREAISRKERILSSAELQARNEKLRAKQEVISEVFQMSIEALCNLSEDDFKGFVKDSILNSNIEGEQKIIFNDTYNKIDKTSLVCEINKELGSKASVTLCEETRNFKGGFILEKNGIEMNNTFEALVNSLKDDLCSDVAKVLFS from the coding sequence ATGTCTAATATAAATAATTTAACTTCTAAAATAATAAAAGATGCAGAAGATAAAAAAGAAATTATACTGTCAGAGGCCAAAGAAGAAAAAAGTAAAATATTTAGCAAGAAACAAGAAGAAGCTAGTGCCACTGAAAAAGTTATTATAGAAAAAGCTGAAAGAGAAGCTATTTCAAGAAAAGAAAGAATACTTTCAAGTGCAGAATTGCAAGCCAGAAATGAAAAATTAAGAGCAAAACAAGAGGTTATAAGCGAAGTTTTTCAAATGAGTATAGAAGCTCTTTGCAATTTAAGTGAAGATGATTTTAAAGGATTTGTCAAAGATTCAATATTAAATAGTAATATTGAAGGAGAACAAAAAATTATTTTTAATGATACATACAATAAAATTGACAAAACGAGTTTAGTATGTGAAATAAATAAGGAACTTGGATCAAAAGCTAGTGTAACTCTATGTGAAGAGACTAGAAACTTTAAAGGTGGATTTATCTTAGAGAAGAATGGTATAGAAATGAATAATACTTTTGAAGCTTTAGTTAATTCATTAAAGGATGATTTATGCTCAGATGTTGCAAAAGTGCTATTTAGTTAA